GCATATTCGATCACCAGACATTCCTGCCCCGTGTCCGAAGAAATAAGCGTGTCGGCATTTCGCCTGCCGGTCATCGGCAAAACCTTTAATCCGACAAAACGCCCGATGCCATGTTGCAAATGAACCACGTAATCGCCGTCCTCGAATTCCGTGAAATCAATATCCAACGCTGAACGCGTGGCCTGCGCATGCGGTGATTTTAAGCGACGCGGTCGCTGCACTTTGTAACGCCCAAAAATTTCGGCATCGGTTACGACCACCCATTTCGCTTCGTCAAAAATAAATCCTCGGCTGAGCGCGCCCGTCAGCATGAACAACCGCGCTTCGGCGTCGAAACCGTAATCTTTCCAGATTTCCAAAAAACGCTGGCGCTCACCGTCGTTGTTACACGCCACATGCACCGCGTAGCCCTGCCTCGACCAGCGATGGAGTTGCGCAAAAAATTCACGGCGTTGCGCCTCGGCAATCTGTGGCTCTGGCGCTTGCGGGCCAAGCGGGCGAAAAGCTTCCAGCGAAGAAAAGTTTAGCATCACGCTCTCGTCAGAAGTTTCCACCACTTCTTCTTCGCTCGAAAAAGCCGAGTCATTCAAGATTTCGACCACTCGTAAAATCGTCAGGCCTTTTGCGGAAATTTCATTCTGAAAATCTTCCCACGACCAAAAGAATGGATCGCCGGCCGGAACTTGTTGCTCGTATTCATCCGCGTGAGCCGTGACACGTTCCGGTTCGCAAATGAGAAAAATTGCATCCGCTGGCAGGTAATCCAAAAGCGTCGCGAGTTCAGACGGATTGCCGTTCATTTCAGTTCCCCTGGCGCGTTTGAGAATTCCTAATTCACCGCCGGGCGGCAGCGTGACGGCGGTGATGGCATCGCGAGAGACTTGCGTGATGGGATCGAAGTGGCGCAGCGATTCCAATTCGTCGCCGAAAAATTCCAGCCGCACCGGCCACGCGCTTGTCAGCGAAAAAACATCAAGGATGCCGCCGCGCAAGGCGATCTCGCCTTTCTGCGTCACCTGCGCTTCGGGTTCATAGCCTTGCTCTTCGAGCCATTCGATGAGATCAAGCGGTTCAATGCGGTCGCCGCGATTGAGTGTCCGTGTGCGTTCTTTGATTGCCCGAGCCGTGAAAGTCCGCTGCAAAAGCGCAACGACATTGGCGATGACCAGCGGTGCGGGCTGATTTTTGTTCGAAGCGTAATCGGAGAGCGCAACCAAGGTTTCCAAACGCTCGCTGATGACATCCGCATGCGGCAGGCGCGCTTCGTGAGGAAGAATTTCCCAGGCAGGATAAAAAAATTGGCGCACCGCTCCGGATTTTGGCGGCAGGTTATTTCGCCCGGCAAATTGCGCCGCCCAGGTTTCCAAATCCTGTTGAAAGCTTTCCTGCGCCTTGAGGCCGTCCGTGACCACCACAATCGGACGCTGCGGAAAAAGCTCGCGCAACAATGCCGCAAGAAAAGGCTGCGCCGCTGGGCTCACGCCGGCGCAAGACAATGCGCCGCCATGCTCCAATCGCCGGGCCACGGCCTGCACAGCGGGAGAATTCAAAACCGTAGCGACGAGATCATCCGCTGCCGGCGCTGACAAATGTTGCGTCAGACAAAATAAAACTCGCAGCCATCGGCCTTTGCGTCAAGGGGGCAGGTGAATCAGCCACGCATGGAACACGGATAAAACACGGATTAGAAAAGATGGGCTGGAAATTCCACAACAATTAGAAAGAAACTCTCTCCGATTTATTTTTTATTCAATCCGTGTTTTATCCGTGTTCCATCCGTGGCTAAAAAAATCAAAATTTGTTTTTCACTTGGAGTAATTTTTGTTTCGTGGTTTGCTGCGACTCAGCGCTGGTCATTTTAAAAATTTATGTTTTCAGGCATTCGTTCGGTTCATTTTATTGGCATCGGCGGCACCGCCATGGCGTCCGCCGCCGCCGCCATGAAACAGAAGGGCTTTCAGGTCACGGGCTCCGACCAAAATATTTATCCGCCCATGTCCACATTCCTGGCGGACCAGAAAATCGAGTTTATGTCCGGTTACGCGGAGCCGAATCTCGCGCACAAACCCGACCTTGTCGTTGTCGGCAACGCCATTTCGCGCGGCAATCCCGAGGCGGAACTTGTGCTGGAAAAAAAGTTGCGCTATTGTTCGCTGCCGGAATTGCTCAAGGAATTTTTCATTCGCGGCAAACGCTCCATCGTCGTGTCCGGCACACATGGGAAAACCACCACGACCTCGCTGCTCACCTGGGTTTTCGAGCACAATGGCCTGAACCCAAGTTATCTCATCGGCGGTATCCCCAATAATTTCAGCCAGGGCGCGCGCTTCACGGATAGCGAATGGTTCATCATCGAGGGTGACGAATATGACACCGCGTTCTTTGACAAGCGCAGCAAGTTTGTTCATTACCTGCCCGAGGTTGCGATCATCAATAATCTTGAATTCGACCATGCGGATATTTTTGAAAACGTCGGCACGATCCAGACTGCCTTCAAGCGGTTCATCAATTTAATCCCGCGCAACGGCCAGTTGCTCGGCAATGGCGACGACCCGAATCTTGCGCCGCTGCTCAACGTGACGCATTGCCCGGTCAAGCGCTTTGGCTTTGGTCCCGACAATGCCTGGCGCGCGGAAAAAATTACTCTCGCACCGACCGTCACTGAATTTGAAATGCCCAGTTTTAAATTTCGCATCAACCTGCTCGGCGAACTCAATGTGCGAAACGCACTGGGCGTCGTTGCGGCGGCGCGTCATTGCGGCTTGAAAAATCATCAAATCCAGGAAGCATTCGATACCTTTAAAGGTGTGAAACGCCGCATGGAAGTTCGCGGCGTGAGCGGCGGAGTGACGGTTGTGGACGATTTCGGCCATCATCCGACGGCGATTCGCGAGACGTTGCGCGCGTTGCGGGTGAAGTTCGAGGGGCATCGCATTTGGGCGATTTTTGAGCCGCGCACAAACACGACGCGGCGAAATGTTTTTCAGGACGAATTGGCCGCGGCCTTCGCCGATGCCGACGCAGTGGTAGTATCGCAGATCGCCCGCCTCGAATTGCTTCAACCCGACGAACGCCTTGATCCGGCGCGCCTCATGCAGGACATCAAGGCTAGTGGAAAAACCGCCGAGTATTTGCCCGATGCCGACGCCATCGTGTATCACGTTTCAAAACATGCCGAGGGCGGCGACGTAATTTGTGTGTTTAGCAACGGCGGGTTTGGAGGAATCCACGGCAAGCTGCTCGACCGCTTGAAT
This is a stretch of genomic DNA from Verrucomicrobiia bacterium. It encodes these proteins:
- the mpl gene encoding UDP-N-acetylmuramate:L-alanyl-gamma-D-glutamyl-meso-diaminopimelate ligase, which codes for MFSGIRSVHFIGIGGTAMASAAAAMKQKGFQVTGSDQNIYPPMSTFLADQKIEFMSGYAEPNLAHKPDLVVVGNAISRGNPEAELVLEKKLRYCSLPELLKEFFIRGKRSIVVSGTHGKTTTTSLLTWVFEHNGLNPSYLIGGIPNNFSQGARFTDSEWFIIEGDEYDTAFFDKRSKFVHYLPEVAIINNLEFDHADIFENVGTIQTAFKRFINLIPRNGQLLGNGDDPNLAPLLNVTHCPVKRFGFGPDNAWRAEKITLAPTVTEFEMPSFKFRINLLGELNVRNALGVVAAARHCGLKNHQIQEAFDTFKGVKRRMEVRGVSGGVTVVDDFGHHPTAIRETLRALRVKFEGHRIWAIFEPRTNTTRRNVFQDELAAAFADADAVVVSQIARLELLQPDERLDPARLMQDIKASGKTAEYLPDADAIVYHVSKHAEGGDVICVFSNGGFGGIHGKLLDRLNYTGKK